One window of the Rhipicephalus sanguineus isolate Rsan-2018 chromosome 2, BIME_Rsan_1.4, whole genome shotgun sequence genome contains the following:
- the LOC119382012 gene encoding uncharacterized protein LOC119382012 isoform X1 — protein sequence MRCRPAVQATAATAVCRGASTMAEPTKSQGRVSSAYHGTAGSLSVASTSACDRTAEAALQGPAVEVSKSGSHTLRCPDEQGVSSLVAGEGVPADFVLLEETLASRSVVTRGTCVTGCAQDSSDSSVRGTEQASQDSTEDVSANSSTTECPTANVLSCVPATRSPSKKYSQTIQRLQAKVAAQRKTIKRLRRQPHQAPSSTSKALGVIRPHVTEEVFKLLSAHVRLMPRGKGKRFPVWFKKFALHLNFRGPRACEFLAPYFSLPSRRSLRRWLANVKMTPGTIPGIISSIATNTQAWNERDRVCALIFHEIALKKNLYYDATRDIVQGFTDDGTHRTSTIADRAMVVLLVGVSKKWVQPVAISIGHTSTPSSVMHNLLVSLIVELRSINIAVKAVICDQGSSNVSLANQLRVTVAKPFFEVNGE from the exons GTTCTCTGAGCGTCGCTTCAACTAGTGCCTGCGACAGGACTGCAGAAGCTGCACTGCAAG GACCTGCGGTAGAGGTTTCAAAAAGCGGCTCCCACACATTGAGGTGCCCCGATGAGCAGG GTGTCAGCTCCCTTGTAGCTGGTGAAGGAGTTCCTGCTGACTTCGTCTTGCTGGAGGAAACCTTGGCCAGTCGCTCAGTTGTCACAAGAGGAACTTGTGTGACCG GCTGCGCGCAAGATTCTTCCGACAGCAGTGTCCGAGGCACTGAACAAGCTTCGCAAGACTCTACTGAAGACGTGTCCGCCAACAGCTCCACGACTGAATGCCCTACAGCAAATG TGCTTTCCTGTGTGCCAGCGACAAGGTCTCCATCAAAGAAGTACAGCCAAACTATTCAACGTCTGCAAGCCAAAGTAGCAGCACAGCGAAAAACTATCAAAAGACTGCGGAGACAGCCTCACCAAGCACCGTCATCGACTTCAAAGGCCCTTGGCGTTATCCGACCGCACGTCACCGAGGAGGTTTTTAAACTTCTTTCTGCACATGTTCGCTTGATGCCCAGAGGCAAGGGCAAGCGGTTTCCTGTGTGGTTCAAGAAATTCGCTCTTCACTTAAACTTCCGTGGTCCACGAGCATGCGAATTTCTGGCTCCATATTTTTCTTTGCCCTCCCGGCGTTCATTAAGGAGGTGGCTAGCTAATGTAAAGATGACACCGGGCACAATTCCAGGAATCATTTCTTCCATTGCAACAAATACGCAAGCTTGGAATGAGCGGGACCGAGTGTGTGCTTTAATTTTTCATGAAATAGCACTCAAAAAGAATTTGTATTATGATGCTACACGGGACATTGTCCAGGGTTTTACAGATGATGGCACTCATCGCACTTCAACCATTGCTGATCGAGCAATGGTTGTTCTTCTTGTTGGTGTTTCGAAAAAGTGGGTTCAGCCTGTTGCCATTTCTATAGGGCACACATCAACACCATCATCTGTTATGCATAACCTGCTGGTGTCACTCATTGTGGAGCTTAGGAGCATTAACATTGCAGTGAAAGCAGTCATTTGTGACCAGGGCAGTTCAAATGTAAGTCTCGCTAACCAACTAAGAGTTACTGTAGCAAAACCTTTTTTTGAAGTTAATGGTGAGtag
- the LOC119382012 gene encoding uncharacterized protein LOC119382012 isoform X2, with product MRCRPAVQATAATAVCRGASTMAEPTKSQGRVSSAYHGTAGPAVEVSKSGSHTLRCPDEQGVSSLVAGEGVPADFVLLEETLASRSVVTRGTCVTGCAQDSSDSSVRGTEQASQDSTEDVSANSSTTECPTANVLSCVPATRSPSKKYSQTIQRLQAKVAAQRKTIKRLRRQPHQAPSSTSKALGVIRPHVTEEVFKLLSAHVRLMPRGKGKRFPVWFKKFALHLNFRGPRACEFLAPYFSLPSRRSLRRWLANVKMTPGTIPGIISSIATNTQAWNERDRVCALIFHEIALKKNLYYDATRDIVQGFTDDGTHRTSTIADRAMVVLLVGVSKKWVQPVAISIGHTSTPSSVMHNLLVSLIVELRSINIAVKAVICDQGSSNVSLANQLRVTVAKPFFEVNGE from the exons GACCTGCGGTAGAGGTTTCAAAAAGCGGCTCCCACACATTGAGGTGCCCCGATGAGCAGG GTGTCAGCTCCCTTGTAGCTGGTGAAGGAGTTCCTGCTGACTTCGTCTTGCTGGAGGAAACCTTGGCCAGTCGCTCAGTTGTCACAAGAGGAACTTGTGTGACCG GCTGCGCGCAAGATTCTTCCGACAGCAGTGTCCGAGGCACTGAACAAGCTTCGCAAGACTCTACTGAAGACGTGTCCGCCAACAGCTCCACGACTGAATGCCCTACAGCAAATG TGCTTTCCTGTGTGCCAGCGACAAGGTCTCCATCAAAGAAGTACAGCCAAACTATTCAACGTCTGCAAGCCAAAGTAGCAGCACAGCGAAAAACTATCAAAAGACTGCGGAGACAGCCTCACCAAGCACCGTCATCGACTTCAAAGGCCCTTGGCGTTATCCGACCGCACGTCACCGAGGAGGTTTTTAAACTTCTTTCTGCACATGTTCGCTTGATGCCCAGAGGCAAGGGCAAGCGGTTTCCTGTGTGGTTCAAGAAATTCGCTCTTCACTTAAACTTCCGTGGTCCACGAGCATGCGAATTTCTGGCTCCATATTTTTCTTTGCCCTCCCGGCGTTCATTAAGGAGGTGGCTAGCTAATGTAAAGATGACACCGGGCACAATTCCAGGAATCATTTCTTCCATTGCAACAAATACGCAAGCTTGGAATGAGCGGGACCGAGTGTGTGCTTTAATTTTTCATGAAATAGCACTCAAAAAGAATTTGTATTATGATGCTACACGGGACATTGTCCAGGGTTTTACAGATGATGGCACTCATCGCACTTCAACCATTGCTGATCGAGCAATGGTTGTTCTTCTTGTTGGTGTTTCGAAAAAGTGGGTTCAGCCTGTTGCCATTTCTATAGGGCACACATCAACACCATCATCTGTTATGCATAACCTGCTGGTGTCACTCATTGTGGAGCTTAGGAGCATTAACATTGCAGTGAAAGCAGTCATTTGTGACCAGGGCAGTTCAAATGTAAGTCTCGCTAACCAACTAAGAGTTACTGTAGCAAAACCTTTTTTTGAAGTTAATGGTGAGtag